A region of Planococcus sp. MSAK28401 DNA encodes the following proteins:
- the ffh gene encoding signal recognition particle protein, which translates to MAFEGLSERLQGTMTKIKGKGKLSEADVKEMMREVRFALIEADVNLKVVKSFIKKVSERAVGLEVMESLTPGQQVVKIVKDELTELMGGEQSKIEFATRQPTVIMMVGLQGAGKTTTTGKLAGVLRKKNNRKPLLVAADVYRPAAINQLETIGKQLSLPVFSKGTEANPVDIAREAIEHAKAEHLDTVIIDTAGRLHVDEQLMQELKDIRSIKEPDEIFLVVDAMTGQDAVNVAQSFDDAVGITGVVLTKLDGDTRGGAALSIRTVTEKPIKYIGTGEKMDALEPFHPERMASRILGMGDMLSLIEKAQTNVDEAKAKELEEKFRTSSFTFDDFLEQLDQVKQMGPLDEILKMLPGAGKIKGLENAQVDESQMGRVEAIIRSMTIQEKTTPEIINANRKKRIARGSGTSIQDVNRLLKQFEDMKKMMKQMSGMAGKKGKKKMSMPGLDSLFK; encoded by the coding sequence GTGGCATTTGAAGGATTATCTGAACGCCTGCAAGGGACAATGACCAAAATCAAAGGTAAAGGGAAATTGTCCGAAGCAGACGTAAAAGAGATGATGCGCGAAGTCCGCTTTGCCTTGATCGAAGCGGATGTCAACTTGAAAGTCGTCAAATCGTTCATCAAGAAAGTCAGCGAACGCGCTGTCGGACTTGAAGTGATGGAGAGTTTGACGCCAGGCCAGCAAGTCGTAAAAATCGTTAAAGATGAACTGACTGAACTGATGGGCGGCGAACAAAGCAAAATCGAATTTGCGACACGCCAGCCAACCGTCATCATGATGGTCGGTTTGCAAGGGGCCGGTAAGACAACGACGACCGGTAAACTTGCAGGTGTGCTCCGCAAAAAGAATAACCGCAAGCCGTTGCTCGTCGCGGCGGACGTTTACCGCCCGGCTGCGATCAACCAGCTCGAGACGATCGGTAAGCAATTATCATTGCCGGTGTTCTCCAAAGGCACGGAAGCAAACCCTGTCGACATCGCCCGTGAAGCGATCGAACACGCTAAAGCGGAACATCTCGATACGGTCATCATCGATACGGCGGGCCGCCTGCATGTCGATGAGCAATTGATGCAAGAGCTAAAGGACATCCGGTCGATTAAAGAGCCGGATGAGATTTTCCTTGTTGTCGATGCGATGACCGGGCAGGATGCAGTCAACGTGGCCCAGAGCTTCGATGACGCAGTCGGCATCACAGGTGTCGTTTTGACGAAGCTTGACGGCGATACGCGCGGCGGTGCAGCATTGTCGATACGTACCGTCACCGAAAAACCGATCAAGTATATCGGGACAGGCGAGAAGATGGACGCGCTTGAGCCATTCCACCCAGAGCGCATGGCTTCCCGCATACTCGGCATGGGCGATATGCTATCCTTGATCGAAAAAGCGCAAACGAACGTCGATGAAGCCAAGGCGAAGGAGTTGGAAGAAAAATTCCGCACGTCTTCGTTCACATTCGATGATTTCTTGGAGCAATTGGATCAAGTGAAGCAAATGGGGCCGCTCGATGAAATTTTGAAGATGCTCCCAGGCGCGGGTAAAATTAAAGGCCTCGAAAATGCCCAAGTGGACGAGAGCCAAATGGGGCGTGTCGAAGCGATCATCCGCTCGATGACGATCCAGGAGAAGACGACTCCCGAAATCATCAATGCAAACCGCAAAAAACGGATTGCCCGCGGTTCCGGAACGTCCATCCAAGACGTCAACAGGCTGCTCAAGCAGTTTGAAGACATGAAGAAAATGATGAAACAAATGTCCGGAATGGCCGGCAAAAAGGGCAAGAAAAAGATGTCGATGCCAGGCCTGGACTCGCTTTTCAAGTAA
- a CDS encoding putative DNA-binding protein → MGLEKTTRMNYLFDFYQELLTPKQRSYMSLYYLDDHSLGEIAEEYEITRQAVYDNIRRTEAMLEEYEEKLQLFEKFQRRQQLVSTFEKQPFTDDNVQKFLDELKEWD, encoded by the coding sequence ATGGGACTGGAAAAAACGACACGAATGAATTATCTTTTTGATTTCTATCAGGAGCTGCTAACGCCCAAACAGCGCAGCTATATGAGCTTGTATTATCTGGACGACCATTCGCTCGGCGAAATTGCCGAAGAGTATGAAATCACCCGCCAAGCGGTGTACGACAATATCCGCCGGACCGAAGCGATGCTTGAAGAATATGAGGAGAAGTTGCAGCTGTTCGAGAAATTCCAGCGGCGCCAGCAGCTCGTCTCGACTTTTGAAAAACAGCCATTCACCGATGACAATGTCCAGAAGTTTTTGGACGAATTGAAGGAATGGGACTAG
- the rpsP gene encoding 30S ribosomal protein S16, with amino-acid sequence MAVKIRLKRMGAKKSPFYRIVVADSRAPRDGRQIKTVGTYNPLTVPAEVKIDEELALKWLHDGAKPSDTVRNLFSQNGIMEKFHNEKLNK; translated from the coding sequence ATGGCAGTAAAAATTCGCTTAAAACGTATGGGAGCTAAAAAGTCTCCTTTTTACCGTATCGTAGTCGCTGATTCACGTGCTCCACGTGACGGCCGTCAAATCAAAACAGTAGGTACTTACAACCCGCTGACAGTTCCAGCTGAAGTGAAAATCGACGAAGAATTGGCGTTGAAATGGCTTCACGATGGCGCTAAACCATCTGACACAGTACGCAACTTGTTCTCTCAGAACGGCATTATGGAGAAATTCCATAACGAAAAACTAAACAAGTAA
- the ftsY gene encoding signal recognition particle-docking protein FtsY: MSFFKKLKDKFSNNVEEEQSTEKYREGLSKTRTGFTSKINDLVARYRKVDEDFFEELEEVLLQADVGFETVIELMEELRYEVQRQNVKDTSNVQSVISEKLVEIYEAGDQELSELTFAESGPTVILMVGVNGVGKTTTIGKLAQRLKNEGKSVMLAAGDTFRAGAIDQLDVWGQRVGVETIKQSEGSDPAAVMYDAVRAAKSRNIDVLICDTAGRLQNKVNLMNELQKVHRVIAREIPGAPHEVLLALDATTGQNAMIQAQTFKEVTEVTGIVLTKLDGTAKGGIVLAIRNKLNIPVKFVGLGEKLDDLQPFDPQKYVYGLFAEGLDREEQEETDSDK; this comes from the coding sequence ATGAGTTTCTTTAAGAAGTTAAAAGATAAATTCAGCAATAATGTAGAAGAAGAACAATCAACAGAAAAATACCGCGAAGGCTTGAGCAAAACGCGTACCGGCTTTACATCGAAGATCAATGATTTGGTCGCTCGTTACCGCAAAGTCGACGAAGACTTTTTCGAAGAATTGGAAGAAGTGCTGCTTCAGGCAGACGTCGGCTTTGAGACGGTCATCGAATTAATGGAAGAACTGCGTTATGAAGTGCAGCGCCAGAATGTCAAAGACACATCCAATGTCCAGTCGGTCATTTCTGAAAAGCTTGTCGAAATCTATGAGGCAGGCGATCAGGAATTAAGCGAATTGACCTTTGCCGAATCCGGCCCGACCGTCATTTTAATGGTCGGCGTCAACGGCGTCGGAAAAACGACGACCATCGGGAAATTGGCACAGCGCCTGAAAAATGAAGGCAAGTCCGTCATGCTCGCAGCGGGTGACACGTTCCGCGCCGGAGCGATCGACCAGCTCGATGTGTGGGGGCAGCGCGTCGGCGTTGAAACCATCAAGCAAAGCGAAGGCTCCGACCCGGCAGCGGTCATGTACGACGCCGTGCGGGCCGCGAAATCGCGCAATATCGATGTCTTGATCTGCGATACGGCAGGCCGTCTTCAGAACAAAGTCAATTTGATGAATGAATTGCAGAAAGTGCACCGCGTCATTGCCCGTGAAATTCCAGGAGCGCCTCATGAAGTGTTGCTCGCACTTGATGCGACGACAGGGCAAAACGCCATGATCCAAGCCCAAACCTTTAAAGAAGTGACGGAAGTGACAGGCATCGTCTTGACGAAACTCGACGGAACCGCAAAAGGCGGCATCGTCCTAGCCATCCGCAACAAGCTCAATATCCCGGTGAAATTCGTCGGACTCGGCGAAAAACTCGATGACTTACAGCCATTCGACCCGCAGAAATACGTCTACGGTTTATTTGCCGAGGGCTTAGACCGTGAAGAGCAAGAAGAAACAGATTCAGACAAGTAA